TTTAAACGTGAGCTCCTATGGATTCCGTTCTTTGGCTGGGTCATGGGATTACTCAATATGATTCATATCAATCGCTCGGCTAAAGAGAGTTCCGCAATCTCGGTCACCAATCAAGGAAAGGCACGTTTACAAGCAGGCAAATGGATTATTTTGTTTCCAGAAGGAACGCGCACACCTGTTGGCTCCCATAAGCCCTATCGCAAGGGTGGCGCTCGACTTGCAGGCTTGACCCAGGCGACGGTGCTTCCTGTTGCTCATAATGCCGGTCATTTCTGGCCCCGTAATAGTTTCTTGAAGTACCCTGGCCTCATTACTGTTTCTATTGGACCTGCGATCCCGTCGCATGGAAAATCTGGTGATCAATTGCATACAGAGGTTGAGTCTTGGATTGAGGGTGAGATGCGTCGGATTGACCCCGAGTCCTATAATGCCAACTAGTCCTGCTCAGTTTTTCAGGATGATCGGGCCAAGACTTTGGCCCATTCAATGTAACGTCTAACCGTAATCTCTTGCGCTCTTGCTCTCAGCTCTTCATCAGAAAGGTTTAACTCTGCTTGGAAGGCATGTAAGTTACTGCGCAGCATTTTACGTCGTTGTGCAAATGCCATCGCTACGATCTTGCTTAAGGCGTCCCATTCCTTTGCCGTTAAATCAAAATCACGGCGCGGGATCATGCGGACTACTGCTGAGTTCACCTTAGGTTTAGGCTCAAAGGCCTCCGGTGGTACATTCATGATTTGTTCTACATAGTAGCGCGCTTGAAGCATGACTGATAAACGACTGTATTCAGAATCACCTGCTGCCGCTGTAATTCGTTCAACCACCTCGGCTTGCAACATAAAAACCTGCTCATCGATCCAAGGCGCTGCTGAGATCAAATGAAAAAGTAGTGGTGAAGAGATGTTATATGGCAGATTACCGATGATGCAACTGCGTTGCTTCGCCTCTTTACCCCGCTGAGCCCAGGATAGAAAGTCAAATTCAAGCGCATCGCCCTCGATGATATTTAAACCAATTAAAGCTTGCTTCTGCTTTTGCTCCTGCCAATAACTTACCAGGTCACGATCGATTTCAAGAACATCCAGATGGTCTACCTGAGAGAGCAGTGGTAATGTTAAGGCTCCCAAACCAGGACCAATTTCTAAGAGATGGATGTTTGATTCGGGAGCTAGGGCACGGACAATACCCGAAACAATGCTGCCATCGGTTAGAAAGTTCTGCCCAAATCGCTTACGTGCCTGATGCATTAAAACGCTTCTGTCTTAAGGTGAGCTCTTGGGCTAAGTTGAGTGCGGCGTACATACTGTGCCAATCTGCCTTATCGTGTCCAGCAATATCCAGTGCAGTGCCATGATCCACTGAGGTGCGAATATAAGAAAGACCCAAAGTCACGTTCACACCCTCGGTAAACGTTGCAAACTTGAAGGGGGCTAAGCCTTGATCGTGATACATGGCCAATACGGCATCAGCAACCTGTAAACGAGCTGGATTAAAAAGCGTGTCGGCTGGAAATGGTCCAGATATCTTGATCCCTTCAACCTGCGCTGCATTGATCGCTGGGATAATCGTGTCAATTTCTTCTCGCCCTAAATGTCCATCTTCTCCGGCATGGGGATTTAAACCAGTCACCATAATGATGGGGCTAGCAATACCAAAGCGGGTTTGTAGATCAGTATGAATAATACGAATGGTTTGCAATAAAGACTTGTATTGAATCGATTGGGCCACTTGTTGGATTGGTAAATGCGTGCTCGCCAAAGCTACTCTTAATGGAAATGATTTCTTATCCTCGCTCTTAGGATCTGATATCTCCCCACACAACATCATGACAACTTGGTCTTTGCCATCTAGTTGGGCCAAGAACTCGGTATGCCCGCTAAATTCTATCGAGGGTCTGCTTAATATACTTTTCTGAACGGGGGCTGTTATCAAAGCGTCATACACTCCTGAACGGCAGGCTTCACTGGACCCTTGAATTACAGAAAGAACATAGGGGGCATTTTCTGGATTAAGCCTACCAATTTGGTTTGGCTTGATGAGCGGGATGTGCGCAATCTGAATTTGGCTTACTAAGCTTTGAGATTGCAGCAGACTTCGATCACCATAGAGAGTAATTTTGGTATGAGGATTATCTGCAATAAATGCGTTTGCAGCCGCAATCGATACCTCTGGCCCTATACCGGCAGGCTCACCAGTACTAATTGCTAACTTAACGGTACTGTTCATCCACGTTCAAAATTTTGACTGTTGCCGTATCGCGTAACTGTCGCAACCAGTCTTGATAAGCCTGCTCAAATTTACGTTCTCGGATCGCTGCACGCGCAAACTCCCGTTGCTTCTCAACCGTCAGCTGCGCATCGCGTCGCTCCATTACCTGAATTAAATGCCATCCAAATTCAGTCTTAACTGGATCGCTGACTTCGCCAATTTGCAAACGGTTCATGGCAATCTCAAAAGGAGGTACAAGATCGCCCGGACCCATCCAGCCCAAAACACCGCCATTTTGAGCCGAGCCGTCCTCTGAAAATTTCTTTGCCAGAGAGTCAAAATCTGCAGTCTTTGCTCGGATTTGATCTCGATATCTGAGTAAGCGGCGCTCAACATCCGCATCCTGCAAGCCTTGACGTTGTCGTATCAAAATATGTCGCGCTAGAGTTTGAGTAACCATCATATTTTGCGGTGTGGTATCAAGAGGGTTGGCATTACTTGCAGCGCGCGCTCCTGACCCAGAGCTCCGTCGGTCCATCACTTTGAGCACATGAAATCCTGCGGGGCTTCGAATTACAGAAGATGCAACTTGGCCTGGGCCTAAATTACGAACCGTCTCTACAAAAATTTGGGGTAAGCGATCTTGCGTCCGATAACCTAAATCTTGGAACTTGATTTTAGAATTCTCTTTATTAGCCTGAGCGCCTAATTGCATAAAATCAGCGTCGCCACGAGCCTCTTTTAAGATCGACTCCGCTTTTTTTCTGGCATCTGCCTGGGCACTAGGTCCCGCACCCTCCTCTACAGGTATGAAAATTTGGGCGACCGCAATTTCCTCGGGTCCCGAGGCACGTGCAGCGCCAGTATCAGTGCCTCGCCGCTGCATTTGCTCGACAATAAAGTTATCGATTTCAGCATCTGAGATTTTTATTTGTGAATCTACCTCACGCTCTCGCAAGCGTGACTTTAAAACATCCTCACGCAGCAATTCACTATACCGCTCAAAGCTAATCCCAGTTTTAATAATTGCTTGCCTAAAATCAGCCAAGCTTAATTTATTACGAACAGCAATATCTTCAATGATCTTGTTGAGGTCTTTATTAGAAACAGCTAAGCCGGTCTGATCTGCTTCCTGAATTTGTATTTTTTCCAGAATCAAGTTTTCGAGAACCTGTTTACGCAATTCTTCACCCTCTGGTAGTTTCTTACCCCCAGTGGAGCCCTGTTTTTGGAGTGACGCAATACGATCATCAATCTCTTTGCGAGTTACTACTCCCGTATTGACAACCGCAACGACCCCATCAATATTTCTGATCTTTAATTCAATATTTGATGGATTGACCTGCGCATAGGAATTGCTAGCAAAAAATACAAGTACTAACACCAAACAGCTTGATATGCCAATAAAGGCTGGTTGGAGCAATTTAATACGATGCAAAGCCATTATTGATAGTTTTCGTATGGTGATGGTGGTAAAGGTTTTGCAACGGGTTGGTAACCAGGAACATTCAGTCGCATCACATCCACTGGATTGTTTCCAACACTACCAAAACCTCTAAATTCTAATTGAAAAAGTACCTGGGTGGTGGTGATCTGCGAGGTATTGCGTGCCTGTGAGTAGGCAAACCGAGCCGTCCAACAGTCCTCGTCATATTGCAATCCCACTAAAGTATTTAAGGTCTTTGCCATTAATGCATCGTAGCCCCAACGGCCGAGCAGACGATATTTTTTGAATACGGGCCATTCACCAAATGCATTGTATTGATCCGTGCTTGTAACACCGGAATTGCTACCTGCAGCAGGCGGATTCCAGACGTTGCGATAAGCAAAATTAAGACTGCGGCCTGGTGTTGGTCGCCAACCTGCGCCTATGCTACTTTGAACAAAGCGATTAAGTTCCGTATTGTATTGACCAAATAAATCCACATTGAAATTGCCCATTAAACGAATGGTACTGGCACCTAAGGTATCAGAATAGCGTGTTGGGTTTGCAATCGTGCCATTTAAACCAACGCGCTGACCTGCAAAATCTTGACGTTGGGCTAAGGTCACTGTTGCTCTCTCAGCACCAGTATTTGCCTCAAGAATTCGACTAGTTAGGCCGGTGGTTAATTTATTGCTGTCCGCTACGCGATCACCACCCACAAAGGTATTTTCACTAAAGATTTGGGTCACCCCAAAACCAGCATCAGCAGTATCAAAGAGCGGCGTCTGAGCCTGGCTTTGAAATGGGGTGTAAACATAAAAAGCGCGGGGCTCCATCGTAACCAACATCTCTCGACCAAAGAACCATTTCATTTCTGTAGCATCGCGCTCAAACGCTAATCCTGAATCTAGGCTTAAGGTCGGCAGTACAAACCCTTGCACTGGTGCATTAGGCTGACTAATTTGTCTTCCAGGTGCATTAACTAGGGCTGCCGAATATTGACTGGCCTGAAAACTTAACTTCGGCTTTATATAGTAGCCGGGGGTAATCTGTGGCATCGCAATACTCCCCTTAAATATTGTTCGGTCTGCCTGACTAAATGCTCCACCCTGTGGTATGCCCGATGCAGGAGCGTATAAGTTATTGGTGTTGTATGAGAATCGTGTGAAATCTGCGCCAAACGTTAAATCGGGTCCACGCCCAAATGTTCCAGCATACGAACCTGGAGTATTCAGATTACCTCGATTACTGTAGTTTGCCGCTATCTGTGGCAGGATGTTATAGGGAGAAGTAACGGGTGCGGTAGGGTCTGGCTGTAAGGTCTGAAAGGTCAATGTGCGCGCCGTGAAATTCCAGTTCTTAATACCGCCGTAATTTGTTCCGAGCTCTTGTCTAAATTGATTAGTGACCGCTCCACCAATTCCGTAGGAGAAATCAATGGGATAGAAGCTATCTGAGACCTTGTTCATATTGGCATAGGCATTCCATGCTGGGGCAATCAGTTGTCTTTGTTGCCAGTCGTATTTCCAACGATCGCGACCCATCTTTTTGTCATAGTTTAAAAACTGCCCACTTAGGGTACCTGAGTATTTAGGATCGATATATCGAAAATCACTCCCCAAGAGAGTTCCTCGGTGGTTCATGAATCGCGGGGTAATTGTTAAGTCACGATTCGGTGCAATGTTCACGTAATACGGCTGAGCAATATCCAAGCCATTATTGGAGTTATAACCGATGGTTGGAGATAACAAACCAGAACGCCGTTGATTAGAGGTTGGCAAACTGAAATAAGGTGCATACATAATGGGCACATCAAAAAAGCGCATGACCCCGTTCTTGCCGGTCATTACCTTTTGCTCCTGATCGATCTCCACACGACTTGCCGTGAAATACCAATCTAAGTTCTCTGGACTACAGGTTGTATATGTTGCTTTATCAAATACAAATAGATCGGCAGTCTCAATCGTTAATTTACTTGCCTTCCCCCGACCACGTACATCCCGTAGTTCATAACTAGGCCGATCCATTTCACCCTGGCGAGCATCCACCTTAAATCGTGCCCGCGGTCCAGAAAATTCGGTGTTGTCTTTAATTAACTGTGCATTACCAATTAAATCGGCAATATCGGTATCCGGGTCATAGATAATTTCATCGGCTTTAAGAATAGTGGTATTTCGTCGTATTTGTGCGCGCCCTTTTAGTTTCATTTCACGGTCTACAACGCCATCGATTTCATCGCTGAAGCTAAATGTCAGAGCCTGGTTATCTGGCATAGCCTTACCTTGTCGCAGCTGATCATCCAACTTGAGTACTGTCACTTCTCCACGACTGGGTACTAAAGTGGGTGTCGGTAGAGAACCGACCGCCAGAGGTCTTGGTGGATCGCCAATCGGAGTGGGCGCTTGATTTTGTAATTGCTGTTGTGTTTGATTCTGCTGCTGTGAGGGCAATAATGGGGTAATGCTATTAATCACGGGGCCTAGATTTTGGCCCTTTACTGGCTCGGCATACCAAAGAACAAACGACAAAAGACCTAGGCCCAGGAACGCGCGCGGGGCCTCTACGGATAGAAGATGGGCGCTAGTGCCGGCGCGACGGCGATAATGACTCATGGATCCAGACAGCCTTATTATACGAATCGATCATGCCTGATAACCGCCTTCTGCAAATCAATGCCTGGCTAGAAAGCCAAAAGGATCGGTGGGGTCTTAAACTCGCCACTTTGGCGCCTGCCTCTGCCGATGCGAGCTTTCGTCGCTACTTCCGCCTTGAATGCATCCAGCCCCATCATTCTGCCCTGATTGTGATGGATGCACCCCCTGATAAAGAGACATTGGGGCCTTTTATCCAGATAGCAACACTCCTCCAAAATGCTGGGCTCAATGTGCCAATCGTCTTGGCAGAAAACCAAGCCGAGGGATTTTTGTTATTAAGTGATTTGGGTACAAAAACCTATCTTCATGGCATTAATCTAAAGAACGCCAAACAACTCTATGGCGAAGCGAGTGATTCACTCATCAAAATGCAGTTAGCAAGTAAACCTAATGTACTGCCACCTTACGATGCAGCCACCTTGCAACGTGAAATGGATTTATTTGACGAGTGGTACCTCAAGCGCCATCACCAAATTCAGTTAGGGCAAAAAGAGGGGGTAGAACTCAAATCAATCTTTGCTCTCATTAAAAAGAATAGTTTGGCACAAACACAAGTCTATGTGCATCGCGACTACCATTCGCGTAATTTAATGCTCACTGAGAATAATAATCCTGGGATCTTAGATTTTCAGGATGCGCTATACGGACCGATTACATACGATGCTGTCTCGCTTTGGCGGGATGCTTATATTGAATGGCAGGAGGAAGAGGTCATTGATTTTCTAATCGATTATTGGGAAAAGGCTCGTAAGGTAGGTCTAGGGGTTCCCAGTGACTTTGCAGATTTCTATCGTGATTTTGAGTGGATGGGATTACAACGACACCTCAAAATACTTGGCATCTTTGCACGACTGTATCACCGCGATGGTAAAGAGAATTACTTGAACGATATTCCGCTGGTACTGAAATATGTACGAGCGGTTGCTACTCGCTATATTGCTTTGAAGCCACTATTACGTATTCTTGATCGAGTAGAAACAAACAAATCATGAATGCTACATCCGCGTTAAATAACTTTGATCCTATTCCATGCCTAGTATTAGCAGCCGGACGTGGGGAAAGAATGCGGCCATTGACCGATACTATCCCTAAGCCACTATTGCAGGTTCAAGGTAAATCCTTACTGGCTTG
This genomic interval from Polynucleobacter sp. UK-FUSCHL-C3 contains the following:
- a CDS encoding lysophospholipid acyltransferase family protein codes for the protein MIWLRSLLFFLSLVLYTPPYAVFCLVSFPFLNEHQRYQLIQFWGKSIIFFLEFFCGVRYQVLGMEHANAVRDQAVVILSKHQSAWETIAYLNLFPKDLCYVFKRELLWIPFFGWVMGLLNMIHINRSAKESSAISVTNQGKARLQAGKWIILFPEGTRTPVGSHKPYRKGGARLAGLTQATVLPVAHNAGHFWPRNSFLKYPGLITVSIGPAIPSHGKSGDQLHTEVESWIEGEMRRIDPESYNAN
- the rsmA gene encoding 16S rRNA (adenine(1518)-N(6)/adenine(1519)-N(6))-dimethyltransferase RsmA, producing MHQARKRFGQNFLTDGSIVSGIVRALAPESNIHLLEIGPGLGALTLPLLSQVDHLDVLEIDRDLVSYWQEQKQKQALIGLNIIEGDALEFDFLSWAQRGKEAKQRSCIIGNLPYNISSPLLFHLISAAPWIDEQVFMLQAEVVERITAAAGDSEYSRLSVMLQARYYVEQIMNVPPEAFEPKPKVNSAVVRMIPRRDFDLTAKEWDALSKIVAMAFAQRRKMLRSNLHAFQAELNLSDEELRARAQEITVRRYIEWAKVLARSS
- the pdxA gene encoding 4-hydroxythreonine-4-phosphate dehydrogenase PdxA; this translates as MNSTVKLAISTGEPAGIGPEVSIAAANAFIADNPHTKITLYGDRSLLQSQSLVSQIQIAHIPLIKPNQIGRLNPENAPYVLSVIQGSSEACRSGVYDALITAPVQKSILSRPSIEFSGHTEFLAQLDGKDQVVMMLCGEISDPKSEDKKSFPLRVALASTHLPIQQVAQSIQYKSLLQTIRIIHTDLQTRFGIASPIIMVTGLNPHAGEDGHLGREEIDTIIPAINAAQVEGIKISGPFPADTLFNPARLQVADAVLAMYHDQGLAPFKFATFTEGVNVTLGLSYIRTSVDHGTALDIAGHDKADWHSMYAALNLAQELTLRQKRFNASGT
- a CDS encoding peptidylprolyl isomerase; its protein translation is MALHRIKLLQPAFIGISSCLVLVLVFFASNSYAQVNPSNIELKIRNIDGVVAVVNTGVVTRKEIDDRIASLQKQGSTGGKKLPEGEELRKQVLENLILEKIQIQEADQTGLAVSNKDLNKIIEDIAVRNKLSLADFRQAIIKTGISFERYSELLREDVLKSRLREREVDSQIKISDAEIDNFIVEQMQRRGTDTGAARASGPEEIAVAQIFIPVEEGAGPSAQADARKKAESILKEARGDADFMQLGAQANKENSKIKFQDLGYRTQDRLPQIFVETVRNLGPGQVASSVIRSPAGFHVLKVMDRRSSGSGARAASNANPLDTTPQNMMVTQTLARHILIRQRQGLQDADVERRLLRYRDQIRAKTADFDSLAKKFSEDGSAQNGGVLGWMGPGDLVPPFEIAMNRLQIGEVSDPVKTEFGWHLIQVMERRDAQLTVEKQREFARAAIRERKFEQAYQDWLRQLRDTATVKILNVDEQYR
- a CDS encoding LPS-assembly protein LptD, with the protein product MSHYRRRAGTSAHLLSVEAPRAFLGLGLLSFVLWYAEPVKGQNLGPVINSITPLLPSQQQNQTQQQLQNQAPTPIGDPPRPLAVGSLPTPTLVPSRGEVTVLKLDDQLRQGKAMPDNQALTFSFSDEIDGVVDREMKLKGRAQIRRNTTILKADEIIYDPDTDIADLIGNAQLIKDNTEFSGPRARFKVDARQGEMDRPSYELRDVRGRGKASKLTIETADLFVFDKATYTTCSPENLDWYFTASRVEIDQEQKVMTGKNGVMRFFDVPIMYAPYFSLPTSNQRRSGLLSPTIGYNSNNGLDIAQPYYVNIAPNRDLTITPRFMNHRGTLLGSDFRYIDPKYSGTLSGQFLNYDKKMGRDRWKYDWQQRQLIAPAWNAYANMNKVSDSFYPIDFSYGIGGAVTNQFRQELGTNYGGIKNWNFTARTLTFQTLQPDPTAPVTSPYNILPQIAANYSNRGNLNTPGSYAGTFGRGPDLTFGADFTRFSYNTNNLYAPASGIPQGGAFSQADRTIFKGSIAMPQITPGYYIKPKLSFQASQYSAALVNAPGRQISQPNAPVQGFVLPTLSLDSGLAFERDATEMKWFFGREMLVTMEPRAFYVYTPFQSQAQTPLFDTADAGFGVTQIFSENTFVGGDRVADSNKLTTGLTSRILEANTGAERATVTLAQRQDFAGQRVGLNGTIANPTRYSDTLGASTIRLMGNFNVDLFGQYNTELNRFVQSSIGAGWRPTPGRSLNFAYRNVWNPPAAGSNSGVTSTDQYNAFGEWPVFKKYRLLGRWGYDALMAKTLNTLVGLQYDEDCWTARFAYSQARNTSQITTTQVLFQLEFRGFGSVGNNPVDVMRLNVPGYQPVAKPLPPSPYENYQ
- a CDS encoding phosphotransferase, producing MPDNRLLQINAWLESQKDRWGLKLATLAPASADASFRRYFRLECIQPHHSALIVMDAPPDKETLGPFIQIATLLQNAGLNVPIVLAENQAEGFLLLSDLGTKTYLHGINLKNAKQLYGEASDSLIKMQLASKPNVLPPYDAATLQREMDLFDEWYLKRHHQIQLGQKEGVELKSIFALIKKNSLAQTQVYVHRDYHSRNLMLTENNNPGILDFQDALYGPITYDAVSLWRDAYIEWQEEEVIDFLIDYWEKARKVGLGVPSDFADFYRDFEWMGLQRHLKILGIFARLYHRDGKENYLNDIPLVLKYVRAVATRYIALKPLLRILDRVETNKS